A single Ammospiza caudacuta isolate bAmmCau1 chromosome 6, bAmmCau1.pri, whole genome shotgun sequence DNA region contains:
- the NUMB gene encoding protein numb homolog isoform X4 gives MNKLRQSFRRKKDVYVPEASRPHQWQTDEEGVRTGKCSFPVKYLGHVEVDESRGMHICEDAVKRLKSLPTVIALDLSPLFLQERKFFKGFFGKSGKKAVKAVLWVSADGLRVVDEKTKDLIVDQTIEKVSFCAPDRNFDRAFSYICRDGTTRRWICHCFMAVKDTGERLSHAVGCAFAACLERKQKREKECGVTATFDASRTTFTREGSFRVTTATEQAEREEIMRQMPDAKVETEVKTVAPGAAPNNTAPSSGSPTSPTAEVAASVDKETSNPHAIPRRHAPIEQLARQGSFRGFPALSQKMSPFKRQLSLRINELPSTVQRKTDFPMKNSVPEVEGETDSISALCSQITSAFSTPSEDPFSSAPMTKPVTVVAPQSPAFQGTEWSSTSSGAASPSLFQGNHRRTPSEADRWLEEVSKTVRAQQQPTSAPAPQPLLQPPPAAPASQSAPAFPVSTFIAPQPVPVGVVPPMQPAFIPAQPYAVANGMTYAAPSVPVVGITPSQMVANVFGTASHAPAAHPHQSPSLAKQQSVPQYDSGSATASPFFHPPAQHNGSAAFNGVEGGKWAAEDRHAQPGPQLDPFEAQWAALEGKAKQRTNPSPTNPFSSDLQKTFEIEL, from the exons TACTTGGGCCATGTCGAAGTGGATGAATCCAGAGGAATGCATATCTGTGAAGATGCTGTGAAGAGGCTGAAATCT CTACCTACAGTAATAGCGCTCGACTTGTCCCCCCTGttcctccaggaaaggaagTTCTTCAAAGGCTTCTTTGGAAAA TCTGGGAAGAAAGCCGTCAAAGCAGTCCTGTGGGTTTCAGCGGATGGACTCCGAGTTGTAGATGAGAAAACAAAG GATCTTATAGTTGATCAGACGATAGAGAAGGTTTCTTTCTGCGCACCAGACAGGAACTTTGACCGGGCGTTCTCGTACATCTGCCGAGATGGCACAACGAGGCGCTGGATCTGCCACTGCTTTATGGCTGTGAAGGACACG GGGGAAAGGTTGAGTCACGCCGTGGGCTGTGCATttgcagcgtgcctggagcgAAAGCAGAAGCGAGAGAAGGAGTGTGGAGTGACTGCCACCTTTGATGCCAGCAGAACCACATTCACTAGAGAGGGGTCATTCAGGGTCACTACAGCTACTGAACaagcagagagagaggaaaTTATGAGACAGATGCCGGATGCTAAAG TTGAAACAGAAGTGAAAACAGTAGCACCAGGTGCTGCACCAAACAATACTGCCCCCTCTTCTGGCTCACCGACCTCTCCTACTGCTGAAGTTGCCGCCTCTGTGGATAAAGAAACGAGCAACCCCCACGCGATCCCGCGGCGGCACGCCCCCATAGAGCAGCTTGCCAGGCAGGGCTCTTTCAGGGGCTTCCCCGCCCTGAGCCAAAAGATGTCTCCTTTTAAACGCCAGTTGTCTTTGCGGATAAATGAGCTGCCTTCAACAGTGCAAAGGAAGACTGACTTCCCCATGAAAAACTCAG TCCCAGAGGTAGAAGGGGAAACAGACAGCATTAGTGCCCTGTGCTCTCAGATCACCAGTGCTTTCAGCACACCATCAGAAGATCCTTTCTCTTCGGCCCCCATGACAAAACCAGTGACAGTAGTTGCACCACAGTCTCCTGCCTTTCAAG GCACCGAATGGAGCAGCACCTCCTCAGGTGCGGCCTCACCGAGTCTCTTCCAAGGAAATCACAGACGTACTCCCTCAGAGGCAGACCGCTGGTTGGAAGAGGTCTCAAAGACTGTCAGAGCCCAACAGCAGCCaacctcagccccagccccacagccactgctccagcctcctccagcagctccagcctcccaGTCGGCACCAGCCTTCCCGGTCAGCACCTTCATCGCGCCTCAGCCTGTGCCGGTGGGCGTGGTACCGCCCATGCAGCCGGCATTTATTCCGGCTCAGCCCTACGCTGTAGCGAATGGGATGACCTATGCAGCCCCAAGCGTCCCTGTGGTCGGGATCACACCTTCCCAGATGGTGGCCAACGTCTTTGGTACTGCCAGCCACGCTCCAGCGGCCCACCCGCACCAGTCCCCCAGCCTGGCGAAGCAGCAGTCGGTCCCTCAGTACGACAGCGGCAGCGCCACCGCCAGCCCCTTCTTCCACCCGCCCGCGCAGCACAACGGCTCCGCCGCCTTCAACGGCGTGGAGGGCGGCAAGTGGGCCGCCGAGGACAGGCACGCGCAGCCCGGCCCGCAGCTCGACCCCTTCGAGGCGCAGTGGGCGGCTCTGGAGGGCAAGGCCAAGCAGCGCACCAACCCCtcccccaccaaccccttctCCAGTGACCTACAGAAAACATTCGAGATCGAACTCTGA
- the NUMB gene encoding protein numb homolog isoform X2, with protein MNKLRQSFRRKKDVYVPEASRPHQWQTDEEGVRTGKCSFPVKYLGHVEVDESRGMHICEDAVKRLKSSGKKAVKAVLWVSADGLRVVDEKTKDLIVDQTIEKVSFCAPDRNFDRAFSYICRDGTTRRWICHCFMAVKDTGERLSHAVGCAFAACLERKQKREKECGVTATFDASRTTFTREGSFRVTTATEQAEREEIMRQMPDAKAVETEVKTVAPGAAPNNTAPSSGSPTSPTAEVAASVDKETSNPHAIPRRHAPIEQLARQGSFRGFPALSQKMSPFKRQLSLRINELPSTVQRKTDFPMKNSVPEVEGETDSISALCSQITSAFSTPSEDPFSSAPMTKPVTVVAPQSPAFQVNGTASAFCVLAAKPSQAAVVSTAMPVRETNPWAHAPAANTGAAAVVAGTEWSSTSSGAASPSLFQGNHRRTPSEADRWLEEVSKTVRAQQQPTSAPAPQPLLQPPPAAPASQSAPAFPVSTFIAPQPVPVGVVPPMQPAFIPAQPYAVANGMTYAAPSVPVVGITPSQMVANVFGTASHAPAAHPHQSPSLAKQQSVPQYDSGSATASPFFHPPAQHNGSAAFNGVEGGKWAAEDRHAQPGPQLDPFEAQWAALEGKAKQRTNPSPTNPFSSDLQKTFEIEL; from the exons TACTTGGGCCATGTCGAAGTGGATGAATCCAGAGGAATGCATATCTGTGAAGATGCTGTGAAGAGGCTGAAATCT TCTGGGAAGAAAGCCGTCAAAGCAGTCCTGTGGGTTTCAGCGGATGGACTCCGAGTTGTAGATGAGAAAACAAAG GATCTTATAGTTGATCAGACGATAGAGAAGGTTTCTTTCTGCGCACCAGACAGGAACTTTGACCGGGCGTTCTCGTACATCTGCCGAGATGGCACAACGAGGCGCTGGATCTGCCACTGCTTTATGGCTGTGAAGGACACG GGGGAAAGGTTGAGTCACGCCGTGGGCTGTGCATttgcagcgtgcctggagcgAAAGCAGAAGCGAGAGAAGGAGTGTGGAGTGACTGCCACCTTTGATGCCAGCAGAACCACATTCACTAGAGAGGGGTCATTCAGGGTCACTACAGCTACTGAACaagcagagagagaggaaaTTATGAGACAGATGCCGGATGCTAAAG CAGTTGAAACAGAAGTGAAAACAGTAGCACCAGGTGCTGCACCAAACAATACTGCCCCCTCTTCTGGCTCACCGACCTCTCCTACTGCTGAAGTTGCCGCCTCTGTGGATAAAGAAACGAGCAACCCCCACGCGATCCCGCGGCGGCACGCCCCCATAGAGCAGCTTGCCAGGCAGGGCTCTTTCAGGGGCTTCCCCGCCCTGAGCCAAAAGATGTCTCCTTTTAAACGCCAGTTGTCTTTGCGGATAAATGAGCTGCCTTCAACAGTGCAAAGGAAGACTGACTTCCCCATGAAAAACTCAG TCCCAGAGGTAGAAGGGGAAACAGACAGCATTAGTGCCCTGTGCTCTCAGATCACCAGTGCTTTCAGCACACCATCAGAAGATCCTTTCTCTTCGGCCCCCATGACAAAACCAGTGACAGTAGTTGCACCACAGTCTCCTGCCTTTCAAG TTAATGGCACTGCCTCTGCCTTCTGTGTGCTTGCTGCTAAACCATCCCAAGCTGCTGTAGTGTCCACAGCTATGCCAGTTCGTGAAACCAATCCTTGGGCTCATGCTCCTGCTGCTAATACTGGAGCTGCGGCCGTGGTCGCTG GCACCGAATGGAGCAGCACCTCCTCAGGTGCGGCCTCACCGAGTCTCTTCCAAGGAAATCACAGACGTACTCCCTCAGAGGCAGACCGCTGGTTGGAAGAGGTCTCAAAGACTGTCAGAGCCCAACAGCAGCCaacctcagccccagccccacagccactgctccagcctcctccagcagctccagcctcccaGTCGGCACCAGCCTTCCCGGTCAGCACCTTCATCGCGCCTCAGCCTGTGCCGGTGGGCGTGGTACCGCCCATGCAGCCGGCATTTATTCCGGCTCAGCCCTACGCTGTAGCGAATGGGATGACCTATGCAGCCCCAAGCGTCCCTGTGGTCGGGATCACACCTTCCCAGATGGTGGCCAACGTCTTTGGTACTGCCAGCCACGCTCCAGCGGCCCACCCGCACCAGTCCCCCAGCCTGGCGAAGCAGCAGTCGGTCCCTCAGTACGACAGCGGCAGCGCCACCGCCAGCCCCTTCTTCCACCCGCCCGCGCAGCACAACGGCTCCGCCGCCTTCAACGGCGTGGAGGGCGGCAAGTGGGCCGCCGAGGACAGGCACGCGCAGCCCGGCCCGCAGCTCGACCCCTTCGAGGCGCAGTGGGCGGCTCTGGAGGGCAAGGCCAAGCAGCGCACCAACCCCtcccccaccaaccccttctCCAGTGACCTACAGAAAACATTCGAGATCGAACTCTGA
- the NUMB gene encoding protein numb homolog isoform X6, whose protein sequence is MNKLRQSFRRKKDVYVPEASRPHQWQTDEEGVRTGKCSFPVKYLGHVEVDESRGMHICEDAVKRLKSSGKKAVKAVLWVSADGLRVVDEKTKDLIVDQTIEKVSFCAPDRNFDRAFSYICRDGTTRRWICHCFMAVKDTGERLSHAVGCAFAACLERKQKREKECGVTATFDASRTTFTREGSFRVTTATEQAEREEIMRQMPDAKVETEVKTVAPGAAPNNTAPSSGSPTSPTAEVAASVDKETSNPHAIPRRHAPIEQLARQGSFRGFPALSQKMSPFKRQLSLRINELPSTVQRKTDFPMKNSVPEVEGETDSISALCSQITSAFSTPSEDPFSSAPMTKPVTVVAPQSPAFQGTEWSSTSSGAASPSLFQGNHRRTPSEADRWLEEVSKTVRAQQQPTSAPAPQPLLQPPPAAPASQSAPAFPVSTFIAPQPVPVGVVPPMQPAFIPAQPYAVANGMTYAAPSVPVVGITPSQMVANVFGTASHAPAAHPHQSPSLAKQQSVPQYDSGSATASPFFHPPAQHNGSAAFNGVEGGKWAAEDRHAQPGPQLDPFEAQWAALEGKAKQRTNPSPTNPFSSDLQKTFEIEL, encoded by the exons TACTTGGGCCATGTCGAAGTGGATGAATCCAGAGGAATGCATATCTGTGAAGATGCTGTGAAGAGGCTGAAATCT TCTGGGAAGAAAGCCGTCAAAGCAGTCCTGTGGGTTTCAGCGGATGGACTCCGAGTTGTAGATGAGAAAACAAAG GATCTTATAGTTGATCAGACGATAGAGAAGGTTTCTTTCTGCGCACCAGACAGGAACTTTGACCGGGCGTTCTCGTACATCTGCCGAGATGGCACAACGAGGCGCTGGATCTGCCACTGCTTTATGGCTGTGAAGGACACG GGGGAAAGGTTGAGTCACGCCGTGGGCTGTGCATttgcagcgtgcctggagcgAAAGCAGAAGCGAGAGAAGGAGTGTGGAGTGACTGCCACCTTTGATGCCAGCAGAACCACATTCACTAGAGAGGGGTCATTCAGGGTCACTACAGCTACTGAACaagcagagagagaggaaaTTATGAGACAGATGCCGGATGCTAAAG TTGAAACAGAAGTGAAAACAGTAGCACCAGGTGCTGCACCAAACAATACTGCCCCCTCTTCTGGCTCACCGACCTCTCCTACTGCTGAAGTTGCCGCCTCTGTGGATAAAGAAACGAGCAACCCCCACGCGATCCCGCGGCGGCACGCCCCCATAGAGCAGCTTGCCAGGCAGGGCTCTTTCAGGGGCTTCCCCGCCCTGAGCCAAAAGATGTCTCCTTTTAAACGCCAGTTGTCTTTGCGGATAAATGAGCTGCCTTCAACAGTGCAAAGGAAGACTGACTTCCCCATGAAAAACTCAG TCCCAGAGGTAGAAGGGGAAACAGACAGCATTAGTGCCCTGTGCTCTCAGATCACCAGTGCTTTCAGCACACCATCAGAAGATCCTTTCTCTTCGGCCCCCATGACAAAACCAGTGACAGTAGTTGCACCACAGTCTCCTGCCTTTCAAG GCACCGAATGGAGCAGCACCTCCTCAGGTGCGGCCTCACCGAGTCTCTTCCAAGGAAATCACAGACGTACTCCCTCAGAGGCAGACCGCTGGTTGGAAGAGGTCTCAAAGACTGTCAGAGCCCAACAGCAGCCaacctcagccccagccccacagccactgctccagcctcctccagcagctccagcctcccaGTCGGCACCAGCCTTCCCGGTCAGCACCTTCATCGCGCCTCAGCCTGTGCCGGTGGGCGTGGTACCGCCCATGCAGCCGGCATTTATTCCGGCTCAGCCCTACGCTGTAGCGAATGGGATGACCTATGCAGCCCCAAGCGTCCCTGTGGTCGGGATCACACCTTCCCAGATGGTGGCCAACGTCTTTGGTACTGCCAGCCACGCTCCAGCGGCCCACCCGCACCAGTCCCCCAGCCTGGCGAAGCAGCAGTCGGTCCCTCAGTACGACAGCGGCAGCGCCACCGCCAGCCCCTTCTTCCACCCGCCCGCGCAGCACAACGGCTCCGCCGCCTTCAACGGCGTGGAGGGCGGCAAGTGGGCCGCCGAGGACAGGCACGCGCAGCCCGGCCCGCAGCTCGACCCCTTCGAGGCGCAGTGGGCGGCTCTGGAGGGCAAGGCCAAGCAGCGCACCAACCCCtcccccaccaaccccttctCCAGTGACCTACAGAAAACATTCGAGATCGAACTCTGA
- the NUMB gene encoding protein numb homolog isoform X7, whose amino-acid sequence MNKLRQSFRRKKDVYVPEASRPHQWQTDEEGVRTGKCSFPVKYLGHVEVDESRGMHICEDAVKRLKSLPTVIALDLSPLFLQERKFFKGFFGKSGKKAVKAVLWVSADGLRVVDEKTKDLIVDQTIEKVSFCAPDRNFDRAFSYICRDGTTRRWICHCFMAVKDTGERLSHAVGCAFAACLERKQKREKECGVTATFDASRTTFTREGSFRVTTATEQAEREEIMRQMPDAKAVETEVKTVAPGAAPNNTAPSSGSPTSPTAEVAASVDKETSNPHAIPRRHAPIEQLARQGSFRGFPALSQKMSPFKRQLSLRINELPSTVQRKTDFPMKNSGTEWSSTSSGAASPSLFQGNHRRTPSEADRWLEEVSKTVRAQQQPTSAPAPQPLLQPPPAAPASQSAPAFPVSTFIAPQPVPVGVVPPMQPAFIPAQPYAVANGMTYAAPSVPVVGITPSQMVANVFGTASHAPAAHPHQSPSLAKQQSVPQYDSGSATASPFFHPPAQHNGSAAFNGVEGGKWAAEDRHAQPGPQLDPFEAQWAALEGKAKQRTNPSPTNPFSSDLQKTFEIEL is encoded by the exons TACTTGGGCCATGTCGAAGTGGATGAATCCAGAGGAATGCATATCTGTGAAGATGCTGTGAAGAGGCTGAAATCT CTACCTACAGTAATAGCGCTCGACTTGTCCCCCCTGttcctccaggaaaggaagTTCTTCAAAGGCTTCTTTGGAAAA TCTGGGAAGAAAGCCGTCAAAGCAGTCCTGTGGGTTTCAGCGGATGGACTCCGAGTTGTAGATGAGAAAACAAAG GATCTTATAGTTGATCAGACGATAGAGAAGGTTTCTTTCTGCGCACCAGACAGGAACTTTGACCGGGCGTTCTCGTACATCTGCCGAGATGGCACAACGAGGCGCTGGATCTGCCACTGCTTTATGGCTGTGAAGGACACG GGGGAAAGGTTGAGTCACGCCGTGGGCTGTGCATttgcagcgtgcctggagcgAAAGCAGAAGCGAGAGAAGGAGTGTGGAGTGACTGCCACCTTTGATGCCAGCAGAACCACATTCACTAGAGAGGGGTCATTCAGGGTCACTACAGCTACTGAACaagcagagagagaggaaaTTATGAGACAGATGCCGGATGCTAAAG CAGTTGAAACAGAAGTGAAAACAGTAGCACCAGGTGCTGCACCAAACAATACTGCCCCCTCTTCTGGCTCACCGACCTCTCCTACTGCTGAAGTTGCCGCCTCTGTGGATAAAGAAACGAGCAACCCCCACGCGATCCCGCGGCGGCACGCCCCCATAGAGCAGCTTGCCAGGCAGGGCTCTTTCAGGGGCTTCCCCGCCCTGAGCCAAAAGATGTCTCCTTTTAAACGCCAGTTGTCTTTGCGGATAAATGAGCTGCCTTCAACAGTGCAAAGGAAGACTGACTTCCCCATGAAAAACTCAG GCACCGAATGGAGCAGCACCTCCTCAGGTGCGGCCTCACCGAGTCTCTTCCAAGGAAATCACAGACGTACTCCCTCAGAGGCAGACCGCTGGTTGGAAGAGGTCTCAAAGACTGTCAGAGCCCAACAGCAGCCaacctcagccccagccccacagccactgctccagcctcctccagcagctccagcctcccaGTCGGCACCAGCCTTCCCGGTCAGCACCTTCATCGCGCCTCAGCCTGTGCCGGTGGGCGTGGTACCGCCCATGCAGCCGGCATTTATTCCGGCTCAGCCCTACGCTGTAGCGAATGGGATGACCTATGCAGCCCCAAGCGTCCCTGTGGTCGGGATCACACCTTCCCAGATGGTGGCCAACGTCTTTGGTACTGCCAGCCACGCTCCAGCGGCCCACCCGCACCAGTCCCCCAGCCTGGCGAAGCAGCAGTCGGTCCCTCAGTACGACAGCGGCAGCGCCACCGCCAGCCCCTTCTTCCACCCGCCCGCGCAGCACAACGGCTCCGCCGCCTTCAACGGCGTGGAGGGCGGCAAGTGGGCCGCCGAGGACAGGCACGCGCAGCCCGGCCCGCAGCTCGACCCCTTCGAGGCGCAGTGGGCGGCTCTGGAGGGCAAGGCCAAGCAGCGCACCAACCCCtcccccaccaaccccttctCCAGTGACCTACAGAAAACATTCGAGATCGAACTCTGA
- the NUMB gene encoding protein numb homolog isoform X3 has protein sequence MNKLRQSFRRKKDVYVPEASRPHQWQTDEEGVRTGKCSFPVKYLGHVEVDESRGMHICEDAVKRLKSLPTVIALDLSPLFLQERKFFKGFFGKSGKKAVKAVLWVSADGLRVVDEKTKDLIVDQTIEKVSFCAPDRNFDRAFSYICRDGTTRRWICHCFMAVKDTGERLSHAVGCAFAACLERKQKREKECGVTATFDASRTTFTREGSFRVTTATEQAEREEIMRQMPDAKAVETEVKTVAPGAAPNNTAPSSGSPTSPTAEVAASVDKETSNPHAIPRRHAPIEQLARQGSFRGFPALSQKMSPFKRQLSLRINELPSTVQRKTDFPMKNSVPEVEGETDSISALCSQITSAFSTPSEDPFSSAPMTKPVTVVAPQSPAFQGTEWSSTSSGAASPSLFQGNHRRTPSEADRWLEEVSKTVRAQQQPTSAPAPQPLLQPPPAAPASQSAPAFPVSTFIAPQPVPVGVVPPMQPAFIPAQPYAVANGMTYAAPSVPVVGITPSQMVANVFGTASHAPAAHPHQSPSLAKQQSVPQYDSGSATASPFFHPPAQHNGSAAFNGVEGGKWAAEDRHAQPGPQLDPFEAQWAALEGKAKQRTNPSPTNPFSSDLQKTFEIEL, from the exons TACTTGGGCCATGTCGAAGTGGATGAATCCAGAGGAATGCATATCTGTGAAGATGCTGTGAAGAGGCTGAAATCT CTACCTACAGTAATAGCGCTCGACTTGTCCCCCCTGttcctccaggaaaggaagTTCTTCAAAGGCTTCTTTGGAAAA TCTGGGAAGAAAGCCGTCAAAGCAGTCCTGTGGGTTTCAGCGGATGGACTCCGAGTTGTAGATGAGAAAACAAAG GATCTTATAGTTGATCAGACGATAGAGAAGGTTTCTTTCTGCGCACCAGACAGGAACTTTGACCGGGCGTTCTCGTACATCTGCCGAGATGGCACAACGAGGCGCTGGATCTGCCACTGCTTTATGGCTGTGAAGGACACG GGGGAAAGGTTGAGTCACGCCGTGGGCTGTGCATttgcagcgtgcctggagcgAAAGCAGAAGCGAGAGAAGGAGTGTGGAGTGACTGCCACCTTTGATGCCAGCAGAACCACATTCACTAGAGAGGGGTCATTCAGGGTCACTACAGCTACTGAACaagcagagagagaggaaaTTATGAGACAGATGCCGGATGCTAAAG CAGTTGAAACAGAAGTGAAAACAGTAGCACCAGGTGCTGCACCAAACAATACTGCCCCCTCTTCTGGCTCACCGACCTCTCCTACTGCTGAAGTTGCCGCCTCTGTGGATAAAGAAACGAGCAACCCCCACGCGATCCCGCGGCGGCACGCCCCCATAGAGCAGCTTGCCAGGCAGGGCTCTTTCAGGGGCTTCCCCGCCCTGAGCCAAAAGATGTCTCCTTTTAAACGCCAGTTGTCTTTGCGGATAAATGAGCTGCCTTCAACAGTGCAAAGGAAGACTGACTTCCCCATGAAAAACTCAG TCCCAGAGGTAGAAGGGGAAACAGACAGCATTAGTGCCCTGTGCTCTCAGATCACCAGTGCTTTCAGCACACCATCAGAAGATCCTTTCTCTTCGGCCCCCATGACAAAACCAGTGACAGTAGTTGCACCACAGTCTCCTGCCTTTCAAG GCACCGAATGGAGCAGCACCTCCTCAGGTGCGGCCTCACCGAGTCTCTTCCAAGGAAATCACAGACGTACTCCCTCAGAGGCAGACCGCTGGTTGGAAGAGGTCTCAAAGACTGTCAGAGCCCAACAGCAGCCaacctcagccccagccccacagccactgctccagcctcctccagcagctccagcctcccaGTCGGCACCAGCCTTCCCGGTCAGCACCTTCATCGCGCCTCAGCCTGTGCCGGTGGGCGTGGTACCGCCCATGCAGCCGGCATTTATTCCGGCTCAGCCCTACGCTGTAGCGAATGGGATGACCTATGCAGCCCCAAGCGTCCCTGTGGTCGGGATCACACCTTCCCAGATGGTGGCCAACGTCTTTGGTACTGCCAGCCACGCTCCAGCGGCCCACCCGCACCAGTCCCCCAGCCTGGCGAAGCAGCAGTCGGTCCCTCAGTACGACAGCGGCAGCGCCACCGCCAGCCCCTTCTTCCACCCGCCCGCGCAGCACAACGGCTCCGCCGCCTTCAACGGCGTGGAGGGCGGCAAGTGGGCCGCCGAGGACAGGCACGCGCAGCCCGGCCCGCAGCTCGACCCCTTCGAGGCGCAGTGGGCGGCTCTGGAGGGCAAGGCCAAGCAGCGCACCAACCCCtcccccaccaaccccttctCCAGTGACCTACAGAAAACATTCGAGATCGAACTCTGA
- the NUMB gene encoding protein numb homolog isoform X1, with translation MNKLRQSFRRKKDVYVPEASRPHQWQTDEEGVRTGKCSFPVKYLGHVEVDESRGMHICEDAVKRLKSLPTVIALDLSPLFLQERKFFKGFFGKSGKKAVKAVLWVSADGLRVVDEKTKDLIVDQTIEKVSFCAPDRNFDRAFSYICRDGTTRRWICHCFMAVKDTGERLSHAVGCAFAACLERKQKREKECGVTATFDASRTTFTREGSFRVTTATEQAEREEIMRQMPDAKAVETEVKTVAPGAAPNNTAPSSGSPTSPTAEVAASVDKETSNPHAIPRRHAPIEQLARQGSFRGFPALSQKMSPFKRQLSLRINELPSTVQRKTDFPMKNSVPEVEGETDSISALCSQITSAFSTPSEDPFSSAPMTKPVTVVAPQSPAFQVNGTASAFCVLAAKPSQAAVVSTAMPVRETNPWAHAPAANTGAAAVVAGTEWSSTSSGAASPSLFQGNHRRTPSEADRWLEEVSKTVRAQQQPTSAPAPQPLLQPPPAAPASQSAPAFPVSTFIAPQPVPVGVVPPMQPAFIPAQPYAVANGMTYAAPSVPVVGITPSQMVANVFGTASHAPAAHPHQSPSLAKQQSVPQYDSGSATASPFFHPPAQHNGSAAFNGVEGGKWAAEDRHAQPGPQLDPFEAQWAALEGKAKQRTNPSPTNPFSSDLQKTFEIEL, from the exons TACTTGGGCCATGTCGAAGTGGATGAATCCAGAGGAATGCATATCTGTGAAGATGCTGTGAAGAGGCTGAAATCT CTACCTACAGTAATAGCGCTCGACTTGTCCCCCCTGttcctccaggaaaggaagTTCTTCAAAGGCTTCTTTGGAAAA TCTGGGAAGAAAGCCGTCAAAGCAGTCCTGTGGGTTTCAGCGGATGGACTCCGAGTTGTAGATGAGAAAACAAAG GATCTTATAGTTGATCAGACGATAGAGAAGGTTTCTTTCTGCGCACCAGACAGGAACTTTGACCGGGCGTTCTCGTACATCTGCCGAGATGGCACAACGAGGCGCTGGATCTGCCACTGCTTTATGGCTGTGAAGGACACG GGGGAAAGGTTGAGTCACGCCGTGGGCTGTGCATttgcagcgtgcctggagcgAAAGCAGAAGCGAGAGAAGGAGTGTGGAGTGACTGCCACCTTTGATGCCAGCAGAACCACATTCACTAGAGAGGGGTCATTCAGGGTCACTACAGCTACTGAACaagcagagagagaggaaaTTATGAGACAGATGCCGGATGCTAAAG CAGTTGAAACAGAAGTGAAAACAGTAGCACCAGGTGCTGCACCAAACAATACTGCCCCCTCTTCTGGCTCACCGACCTCTCCTACTGCTGAAGTTGCCGCCTCTGTGGATAAAGAAACGAGCAACCCCCACGCGATCCCGCGGCGGCACGCCCCCATAGAGCAGCTTGCCAGGCAGGGCTCTTTCAGGGGCTTCCCCGCCCTGAGCCAAAAGATGTCTCCTTTTAAACGCCAGTTGTCTTTGCGGATAAATGAGCTGCCTTCAACAGTGCAAAGGAAGACTGACTTCCCCATGAAAAACTCAG TCCCAGAGGTAGAAGGGGAAACAGACAGCATTAGTGCCCTGTGCTCTCAGATCACCAGTGCTTTCAGCACACCATCAGAAGATCCTTTCTCTTCGGCCCCCATGACAAAACCAGTGACAGTAGTTGCACCACAGTCTCCTGCCTTTCAAG TTAATGGCACTGCCTCTGCCTTCTGTGTGCTTGCTGCTAAACCATCCCAAGCTGCTGTAGTGTCCACAGCTATGCCAGTTCGTGAAACCAATCCTTGGGCTCATGCTCCTGCTGCTAATACTGGAGCTGCGGCCGTGGTCGCTG GCACCGAATGGAGCAGCACCTCCTCAGGTGCGGCCTCACCGAGTCTCTTCCAAGGAAATCACAGACGTACTCCCTCAGAGGCAGACCGCTGGTTGGAAGAGGTCTCAAAGACTGTCAGAGCCCAACAGCAGCCaacctcagccccagccccacagccactgctccagcctcctccagcagctccagcctcccaGTCGGCACCAGCCTTCCCGGTCAGCACCTTCATCGCGCCTCAGCCTGTGCCGGTGGGCGTGGTACCGCCCATGCAGCCGGCATTTATTCCGGCTCAGCCCTACGCTGTAGCGAATGGGATGACCTATGCAGCCCCAAGCGTCCCTGTGGTCGGGATCACACCTTCCCAGATGGTGGCCAACGTCTTTGGTACTGCCAGCCACGCTCCAGCGGCCCACCCGCACCAGTCCCCCAGCCTGGCGAAGCAGCAGTCGGTCCCTCAGTACGACAGCGGCAGCGCCACCGCCAGCCCCTTCTTCCACCCGCCCGCGCAGCACAACGGCTCCGCCGCCTTCAACGGCGTGGAGGGCGGCAAGTGGGCCGCCGAGGACAGGCACGCGCAGCCCGGCCCGCAGCTCGACCCCTTCGAGGCGCAGTGGGCGGCTCTGGAGGGCAAGGCCAAGCAGCGCACCAACCCCtcccccaccaaccccttctCCAGTGACCTACAGAAAACATTCGAGATCGAACTCTGA